The proteins below are encoded in one region of Polynucleobacter sp. AP-Elch-400A-B2:
- a CDS encoding amino acid ABC transporter permease, producing MSLDLGVFCKNTLDGEVVDHCFSALFGLAQNSDPSYLDWLMKAWGWTLAVAALSLMIAFILGAVMGTLRTLPATSFLNRWLIRISTAWVELFRNIPILVQVFLWYHVIPSFVLPLKSLPSYWLVSIALGFFTSARIAEQVRAGIQSLPSGQTAAATALGLTTLQSYRYVILPMALRIVMPPLTSECMNLIKNSSVAFAVSVPELTLFAMQAQEETSKGVEIYLAVTLLYALSAFAVNRVMTLIEKRNRIPGFIVSNDASLAH from the coding sequence ATGTCTTTAGATTTAGGTGTTTTTTGTAAGAACACCTTAGACGGAGAAGTGGTGGATCACTGCTTCTCCGCGCTGTTTGGCTTAGCTCAAAATAGTGATCCAAGCTATCTAGATTGGCTGATGAAGGCCTGGGGCTGGACTTTGGCGGTAGCAGCCCTAAGCTTGATGATTGCTTTCATTCTGGGTGCGGTGATGGGTACCCTCCGTACTCTGCCAGCTACCAGCTTTCTGAATAGATGGTTAATTCGTATTTCTACTGCTTGGGTGGAGCTATTCAGAAACATCCCCATTTTGGTACAAGTCTTTCTTTGGTATCACGTCATTCCATCTTTTGTATTGCCCTTAAAGTCTTTGCCATCTTATTGGTTAGTGAGTATTGCTCTGGGTTTCTTTACATCTGCTCGTATAGCTGAGCAGGTCAGGGCGGGTATTCAATCCCTACCTAGCGGACAAACGGCTGCTGCAACTGCATTAGGCTTAACAACCCTGCAAAGTTACCGTTACGTTATCTTGCCAATGGCATTACGGATTGTGATGCCACCACTGACCTCGGAGTGTATGAATCTCATTAAAAACTCCTCCGTGGCTTTTGCGGTTTCTGTACCAGAGCTAACCTTATTTGCAATGCAGGCCCAAGAAGAAACATCTAAGGGTGTTGAAATCTACTTAGCAGTGACCTTGCTATACGCGCTTTCGGCATTCGCAGTGAATCGAGTAATGACGCTAATTGAAAAGCGTAATCGTATTCCGGGTTTTATTGTTTCCAATGACGCAAGCTTGGCTCACTAG
- a CDS encoding fumarylacetoacetate hydrolase family protein, translated as MSNQRREFLKVSALAGGAALTTPFIANQAEAAGPGAGAVRVANPDMAKNMTVLNYKVDNKYVLGVKTDKGILDVAKAAKQFKVKAPINTDDLIQNGDQGLGKLVGLALSKGGPNLFLDESKIEYAPAVTNPEKIICVGLNYAKHAKETNNPIPTLPILFNKFNNTLNSHNGVVKASLVNAEKFDYEAELVIVMGRRAYNVSEADALSYVFGYATGQDFTARDLQQRSSQWMIGKTNDGFAPIGPYILTSDLVGNPNQLKIEQYVNGEVRQSSNTNDMVFNCAQIISYASKIFTLEPGDIIFTGTPEGVITGYPKDKQVWLKPGDKLETRIEKLGNLKFTVA; from the coding sequence ATGAGCAATCAAAGACGTGAATTCCTAAAGGTATCTGCTTTAGCCGGCGGTGCTGCGCTAACCACCCCTTTTATTGCAAATCAGGCTGAGGCAGCTGGACCTGGTGCGGGCGCTGTTAGAGTTGCTAATCCTGACATGGCAAAGAACATGACTGTTCTCAATTACAAAGTCGACAATAAATATGTTTTAGGTGTAAAGACGGACAAAGGTATTTTAGATGTTGCTAAGGCAGCAAAGCAGTTCAAGGTTAAGGCACCAATTAATACTGATGATTTGATTCAGAATGGTGATCAAGGTCTGGGTAAGCTGGTAGGTCTGGCATTGAGTAAGGGCGGCCCAAATTTGTTTTTAGATGAATCTAAAATTGAATATGCACCGGCTGTTACTAATCCCGAGAAAATCATCTGTGTGGGATTGAACTATGCAAAGCATGCTAAAGAAACCAATAATCCCATCCCAACCTTACCAATTCTGTTCAATAAATTCAACAACACATTGAATAGCCATAACGGCGTTGTAAAGGCATCATTAGTCAATGCAGAAAAGTTTGATTATGAAGCAGAGTTAGTTATTGTGATGGGTAGGCGTGCATATAACGTTAGTGAGGCCGATGCTTTGTCATATGTATTTGGCTATGCTACAGGACAAGACTTTACAGCGCGTGACTTACAGCAACGCAGTAGCCAGTGGATGATTGGCAAAACCAATGATGGTTTCGCGCCTATAGGCCCCTATATCTTGACATCAGATTTAGTTGGAAATCCAAATCAACTAAAGATTGAGCAGTACGTTAATGGTGAGGTTCGTCAGTCATCCAATACTAACGATATGGTCTTTAATTGCGCACAGATTATTAGCTATGCCTCTAAGATCTTTACCCTAGAGCCAGGCGATATTATCTTTACTGGCACCCCGGAAGGGGTGATAACAGGGTATCCAAAAGATAAACAGGTTTGGCTAAAGCCCGGCGATAAGCTAGAGACCCGTATTGAGAAGCTAGGTAACCTCAAATTTACCGTAGCCTGA
- a CDS encoding aspartate aminotransferase family protein: MTLKNQVKLMQEAHLHMPQGVAENYRYWGDEQTVFISSAKGAQLTDCDGKKYIDFRLGYGPIILGYRDDRVDQAVIRQIQEGGTLSGFSTSLDTEVVKQIKALCPQIDKLRFANSGTEAVMGAVRTARGFTGRDRVAIVEGSFHGLVDEMMWKSDIENWNSGDLHPPKIIPFGAGIPNNTRELVDFVELNNFEALEQLFISRKDSLACVLLEPIIGNAGSIAACHCWLQRLRELCSQNGTILIIDEVKTGFRVAKGGAQSLYGIYADLTTYAKAMGNGYPVAAFGGRAEVMDVVGSHAGGVVHGGTYTANLVGLSAAHATLDILANTNALKTVDEAGQKIQALLGRVFTTAGIEHAFAGPPAMLGIHFSSEVPNNYRQWRKVNNTLYKKFAWKLIEYGVMLEPDSREPWFICEAHGQIDFAWLEDVATKAIKSAL, encoded by the coding sequence ATGACATTAAAAAATCAAGTCAAACTCATGCAAGAGGCACACTTGCATATGCCTCAAGGGGTTGCAGAAAACTATCGCTATTGGGGTGATGAGCAAACTGTATTTATATCTTCAGCCAAGGGCGCTCAGCTGACCGACTGTGATGGCAAAAAATATATTGATTTTCGTTTGGGATATGGCCCAATTATTTTGGGCTATCGCGATGATCGAGTAGATCAAGCGGTCATTCGACAAATTCAGGAAGGCGGAACACTGTCAGGTTTTTCTACATCGCTGGATACTGAGGTAGTCAAGCAAATCAAAGCCCTATGCCCGCAAATTGATAAGTTACGGTTTGCTAATTCCGGTACCGAAGCCGTGATGGGCGCAGTCAGAACGGCGCGTGGTTTTACTGGCAGAGATCGAGTTGCTATTGTAGAAGGCAGCTTTCATGGTCTAGTTGATGAAATGATGTGGAAGTCTGATATCGAAAATTGGAATTCTGGCGATCTTCATCCCCCCAAAATCATTCCATTTGGGGCAGGTATTCCCAACAATACCCGTGAGCTCGTTGACTTTGTTGAGCTCAATAATTTTGAGGCTCTTGAGCAACTCTTTATCTCACGGAAAGATTCTTTAGCCTGTGTTTTATTGGAGCCCATTATTGGTAATGCAGGCAGTATTGCCGCCTGCCATTGTTGGTTGCAAAGATTGCGTGAGCTATGTAGCCAAAACGGTACGATCCTCATTATTGATGAAGTCAAAACGGGGTTTCGGGTAGCTAAGGGTGGCGCCCAATCTTTGTATGGGATTTATGCAGATCTGACAACGTATGCCAAGGCTATGGGTAATGGCTATCCTGTTGCTGCTTTCGGTGGAAGGGCTGAGGTGATGGATGTGGTTGGTTCTCATGCTGGTGGTGTTGTGCATGGTGGAACCTATACAGCCAATTTAGTCGGATTAAGTGCTGCGCATGCAACCTTAGATATTTTGGCAAATACGAATGCCCTTAAAACAGTAGACGAGGCGGGGCAAAAGATTCAAGCACTATTAGGCCGCGTCTTTACCACCGCGGGAATTGAGCATGCCTTTGCAGGTCCTCCCGCAATGCTAGGTATTCATTTTTCGAGCGAAGTGCCCAATAATTATCGTCAGTGGCGAAAAGTCAACAACACCTTATATAAAAAATTTGCCTGGAAATTAATTGAGTATGGAGTAATGCTCGAGCCAGATTCAAGAGAGCCTTGGTTTATCTGTGAGGCCCATGGTCAAATAGACTTCGCTTGGTTAGAGGACGTGGCTACTAAAGCAATTAAATCAGCGCTCTGA
- a CDS encoding sorbosone dehydrogenase family protein, whose product MSQRLISSATLSTLTMSLMILQGCSTTPPPKAETAPAPAWKQGIGADMATSTLAPMPGKMTTTAASEIPLNTLKLPPGFKIEVYATGIPGAREMAMGDNGKIYIGTRAIGRVYEVSDNGKERTSRVVVDKLVQPSGVAYKNGSLYVMAIDKVLRYDGIGKNPNVAPVDLTSKFKLPPEQHHNWKYLAFGPDGKLYVPFGAPCNICELPTPEYAQIRRYNADGSGMEVLATGVRNTQGFDWHPVTKQLWFTNHGRDWMGDDKPNDTLNILAKKGENFGFPYCHEGNMPDDKIIKPNACEGVTKPVALLGAHAAAMDIKFYTGNMFPAEYKNVAFIARKGSWNRNVKSGYDVVTVKADADGKNAKITPFITGFMNSADQSFWGRPTFFMQLRDGSMLLTDEQLGAIYRITYKK is encoded by the coding sequence ATGTCCCAGCGACTTATTTCGTCAGCAACACTTTCTACCTTGACCATGTCCTTGATGATTCTGCAAGGCTGCTCAACTACACCACCTCCTAAAGCCGAGACTGCCCCAGCGCCAGCATGGAAGCAGGGCATTGGTGCAGATATGGCCACTTCGACCTTGGCGCCAATGCCTGGAAAGATGACCACAACAGCAGCAAGCGAAATTCCACTCAATACATTGAAATTGCCTCCTGGCTTCAAGATTGAAGTCTATGCAACTGGTATTCCCGGTGCTCGTGAAATGGCCATGGGTGACAATGGCAAGATTTACATCGGTACCCGTGCAATTGGTCGTGTCTATGAAGTCAGCGATAACGGCAAAGAACGTACCAGCCGAGTTGTGGTTGATAAGTTGGTACAGCCTTCAGGTGTTGCCTATAAAAATGGATCGCTCTATGTGATGGCAATTGATAAAGTCTTACGCTATGACGGCATTGGCAAAAATCCCAATGTGGCACCAGTCGATTTAACGTCTAAGTTTAAATTGCCACCAGAACAACATCACAACTGGAAATATTTAGCTTTTGGTCCAGATGGTAAGTTGTATGTACCTTTTGGCGCGCCTTGCAATATTTGCGAACTGCCAACCCCTGAGTATGCTCAGATCCGTCGCTATAACGCAGATGGATCAGGCATGGAAGTATTAGCCACCGGCGTTAGAAATACCCAAGGCTTTGATTGGCATCCCGTTACCAAGCAACTGTGGTTTACAAACCATGGCCGCGATTGGATGGGGGATGACAAGCCCAATGACACTCTGAACATCCTCGCTAAAAAAGGTGAAAACTTTGGCTTCCCTTATTGTCATGAGGGCAACATGCCTGATGACAAAATTATTAAGCCAAATGCTTGTGAGGGCGTCACTAAACCTGTTGCCTTATTAGGGGCTCATGCAGCTGCAATGGACATTAAGTTTTATACCGGCAATATGTTCCCGGCTGAATATAAAAATGTGGCATTCATAGCGCGCAAAGGTTCATGGAATCGCAACGTCAAGTCAGGCTATGATGTAGTGACGGTGAAAGCAGATGCTGATGGTAAGAATGCCAAGATCACACCATTCATTACTGGCTTTATGAATTCTGCCGATCAATCATTTTGGGGTCGCCCTACATTCTTCATGCAATTGCGTGATGGCTCTATGTTGCTAACAGATGAACAGCTAGGCGCTATCTACAGAATTACTTACAAGAAATAA
- a CDS encoding TonB-dependent receptor domain-containing protein, with protein MNSRSPAFRKKAIALFASSIFIKPALANQPEYEAPPLDEIVVSASGYEQKILDTAASINVVNRNQIENGQAMDNLAEPLNRVPGIFALNRQNYAQDLQISSRGFGANSTFGTRGIKIFVDNIPGTVADGQGQISHIDLPSTERIEVMRGPYSVLYGNSSGGVISIFTQDGGPNNEVEPYFEVGSYSQRKAGVKASGIYRDTNYLLDVGDFHTNGYREHSVADRFNANSKLKFKMGGDTAVTFIANNVNLSAQDPLGLTSSQLVTNPKQAGNSAISQNTRKSVLQSQTGATIDTRVDQENQLLFTPYYGQRHVTQFLAAQSNGVIDLKRNFYGMDSKWVHKSQMLEMPFTLVGGVDMNENDDQRMTYQNNGGVQGALGQNYRMSAKNFDQYAHLDWRLLERLSLNMGARNSTTTLSSISNSPALNNTSSGSNTYQALTSMMSLQYYLTELSNVYISYGSSFDTPTLNQVTYNSNFSSSNFGLSAATTKQLEVGFKSKVSKSAQINVALFNANTTNDIVVGASSSGRTAFTNAPKTNRQGMELGSQFKLPYDFEMNLAYTWLNATVKEAYSYTYQATGIPTTTNVVLSGNRIPGVPNQGLFSELLWAKPNKSMEAAVEARVNGSMAVNDINSLSMANGYAVMNIRGVLRQELTSGWSSSQFFRINNVLDRSYVGSVIVNQTSSQFYESAPGRNWIIGGNVSYQFK; from the coding sequence ATGAATTCTAGAAGTCCTGCTTTTCGTAAAAAGGCAATTGCACTATTCGCAAGTAGTATTTTCATTAAGCCAGCGCTTGCAAATCAGCCTGAGTATGAAGCCCCGCCACTTGATGAGATTGTGGTCTCAGCCAGTGGATATGAGCAGAAAATATTAGACACCGCAGCCTCTATTAATGTAGTTAACCGCAATCAGATTGAAAACGGTCAGGCAATGGATAATCTTGCCGAGCCATTGAATCGAGTTCCAGGTATCTTTGCCTTAAATCGTCAAAACTATGCACAGGATCTTCAAATATCCTCCCGCGGTTTTGGAGCAAACTCTACTTTTGGTACGCGGGGCATCAAAATTTTTGTTGATAATATTCCCGGTACCGTTGCGGACGGACAGGGTCAGATCTCACATATTGATTTGCCATCTACTGAGCGAATTGAGGTCATGCGCGGCCCATATTCTGTTCTCTATGGCAATTCATCTGGCGGAGTGATCAGTATCTTTACGCAAGATGGCGGACCAAATAACGAGGTAGAACCTTACTTTGAGGTGGGGTCTTACTCGCAAAGAAAAGCAGGCGTTAAGGCAAGCGGTATTTATCGCGATACTAACTATCTTCTAGATGTAGGAGACTTTCATACCAACGGCTATCGGGAGCATAGCGTAGCAGATCGATTTAATGCAAATTCAAAGCTGAAGTTTAAGATGGGTGGTGATACAGCCGTCACGTTCATTGCTAATAATGTTAATTTAAGTGCTCAAGATCCACTGGGACTAACGTCATCGCAATTAGTTACTAACCCAAAACAAGCTGGCAATAGTGCCATTAGCCAAAATACACGTAAGTCAGTTTTGCAGTCTCAGACGGGCGCTACGATTGATACCCGTGTGGATCAAGAAAATCAGCTGTTGTTTACTCCTTATTACGGCCAGCGTCATGTCACTCAATTCCTGGCCGCCCAGAGTAACGGGGTCATTGATTTAAAGCGAAACTTTTATGGCATGGATAGCAAATGGGTTCATAAAAGCCAAATGCTAGAGATGCCATTTACTTTGGTCGGTGGCGTTGACATGAACGAGAATGATGATCAGCGCATGACCTATCAAAATAATGGGGGCGTGCAGGGAGCGCTTGGTCAAAATTACCGCATGAGTGCCAAAAACTTTGATCAATATGCTCATTTAGATTGGCGTTTGCTTGAGCGTCTATCACTCAATATGGGCGCCAGAAATTCCACAACCACTTTGAGCTCAATTAGTAATAGTCCTGCATTAAATAATACAAGTAGTGGCTCCAATACTTATCAGGCGCTCACTAGCATGATGTCATTGCAATATTATTTAACCGAGCTTTCGAATGTATATATCTCGTATGGATCTAGCTTTGATACTCCTACGCTAAATCAAGTAACCTATAACTCTAATTTTAGTAGCTCAAATTTCGGTTTATCTGCTGCTACTACCAAACAGCTTGAGGTTGGCTTTAAATCAAAAGTATCAAAGTCAGCTCAAATCAATGTAGCCCTATTTAATGCCAACACCACAAACGATATCGTGGTCGGCGCTTCGAGCTCTGGAAGAACTGCATTTACCAATGCTCCAAAGACGAATCGACAGGGGATGGAGCTCGGTTCGCAATTTAAATTGCCCTATGATTTTGAAATGAATCTTGCATACACTTGGTTAAACGCAACTGTCAAAGAGGCATATTCATATACTTATCAAGCTACCGGTATCCCGACCACAACCAATGTTGTGCTCAGCGGTAATCGAATTCCTGGCGTTCCTAATCAAGGCCTGTTTTCTGAACTCCTTTGGGCCAAACCTAATAAATCGATGGAGGCTGCAGTAGAGGCGAGGGTCAATGGCTCGATGGCGGTCAATGACATTAATAGCTTGAGCATGGCAAATGGCTATGCTGTGATGAATATACGTGGTGTTTTGCGTCAAGAGCTCACTAGTGGCTGGTCGTCCTCACAATTTTTTAGGATCAACAACGTATTGGATCGCTCATACGTTGGGTCTGTCATTGTTAATCAGACTAGCAGCCAGTTTTATGAGTCTGCCCCCGGGCGCAATTGGATCATCGGTGGCAATGTAAGCTATCAATTTAAGTAA
- a CDS encoding NAD(P)-dependent oxidoreductase — protein MPIKISDPLVGFIGVGNMGNPMAANLLKAGYRVNVFDREPHKALNLVSLGANLAENITQLGQQSQVVICSLPGPAQVKEVMFGEGGLINVIKPGSIIIDTSTSSVELAQELSNLLEQKNVGFLEAPVTNAVDFAALGKLSIFVAGKQSDFDKYKPIFEVLGEKIFYVGKPGNGATIKLLTNLLWFTHAAVIGEALMLGAKADIPLEIVAEAIQSSAGNSWVAQHDIPSIFAGHYDPSFSLALCCKDLDLVNQIAQSQGFTLTMGQFVQGLFEEAQKTYGASAAELHVVKLLEDRVGTYLRPSLQNPLP, from the coding sequence ATGCCCATCAAGATTAGCGATCCTTTGGTTGGTTTTATTGGTGTAGGTAATATGGGTAATCCCATGGCTGCCAATTTATTAAAGGCAGGTTATAGGGTCAATGTTTTTGATCGTGAGCCTCACAAGGCGCTAAATTTAGTATCCTTGGGCGCAAATCTTGCAGAAAATATCACGCAACTTGGTCAGCAATCTCAAGTAGTGATTTGTTCATTACCTGGCCCAGCACAAGTCAAAGAGGTAATGTTTGGTGAAGGTGGGCTTATTAATGTAATCAAGCCAGGATCAATCATTATTGATACCTCTACTAGCTCGGTAGAGCTTGCACAAGAATTATCAAACCTACTAGAGCAAAAGAATGTAGGCTTTTTAGAGGCGCCAGTGACTAATGCTGTTGACTTTGCAGCACTTGGTAAGTTATCTATTTTTGTTGCCGGCAAGCAATCGGATTTTGATAAATACAAACCCATTTTTGAAGTGCTTGGCGAAAAAATCTTCTATGTTGGCAAGCCTGGTAATGGGGCTACGATTAAGTTGCTTACCAATCTACTATGGTTTACACATGCTGCTGTGATCGGTGAGGCCTTGATGTTAGGGGCTAAGGCTGATATTCCGCTTGAAATTGTTGCTGAAGCGATTCAATCAAGTGCTGGTAATAGCTGGGTAGCGCAACATGACATTCCATCTATTTTTGCAGGGCACTATGACCCAAGTTTTTCTTTAGCGCTATGTTGTAAGGATTTGGATTTAGTCAATCAAATTGCCCAGTCTCAGGGCTTTACCTTGACTATGGGTCAATTTGTTCAAGGCCTCTTCGAGGAGGCTCAAAAGACTTATGGCGCATCTGCTGCTGAGTTACATGTAGTCAAATTATTAGAAGATCGAGTTGGCACGTATTTGCGCCCTAGCTTGCAAAATCCACTCCCATAA
- a CDS encoding amino acid ABC transporter substrate-binding protein: MKYKKLSLNYLIATTLFLGATSVFAVSATMDKMKSTGAITMGVRESSIPMSYTIGDSRFDGYHVEVCRMILADVKDKLSMSTLRINYQPVTSQNRVPLVQNGTVDIECGTTTNNTARAKDVGFANTLYVEEVRIAVKANSGITSIAQLAGKKVATTTGTTSVQLLRKHEKANGVNFDEVFGKDHADSFLLLESGRADAFVMDGSILAGNIANSKNPKDYKIVGEVLATEPIAIMVPKNDPEFKAAVNAAIAKIVANGNMPKLWNKWFLAPIPPKNIVVGLELSPATKNAWANLNDKPAEDYNKK, from the coding sequence ATGAAATACAAAAAACTCAGTCTTAACTACTTAATCGCTACAACATTATTTTTGGGCGCTACATCTGTTTTTGCTGTCAGCGCAACAATGGATAAGATGAAATCTACTGGTGCCATCACTATGGGTGTCCGCGAATCGTCTATTCCAATGTCATACACCATTGGTGATAGCCGCTTTGATGGCTATCACGTTGAAGTTTGCCGCATGATTTTGGCTGACGTAAAAGATAAGCTTAGCATGAGCACTTTACGTATTAACTATCAACCCGTGACATCTCAGAATCGCGTACCTTTAGTTCAAAACGGCACAGTTGATATTGAGTGCGGTACAACGACTAACAATACTGCGCGTGCCAAGGACGTGGGTTTTGCAAACACCCTTTACGTTGAAGAGGTTCGGATTGCAGTCAAAGCAAACTCTGGCATTACTTCAATTGCTCAGCTAGCTGGTAAAAAAGTTGCTACCACTACCGGTACTACTTCAGTACAGTTATTACGTAAACATGAAAAAGCCAATGGCGTTAATTTTGACGAAGTATTTGGTAAGGATCATGCTGATAGCTTCTTATTGCTAGAGTCTGGCCGTGCTGATGCTTTCGTTATGGATGGTTCTATTCTGGCTGGTAATATTGCCAACTCCAAAAATCCAAAGGACTACAAGATTGTTGGTGAGGTATTGGCAACTGAGCCTATTGCCATCATGGTCCCCAAAAATGATCCGGAATTTAAGGCTGCAGTAAATGCTGCGATTGCCAAGATTGTGGCTAACGGCAATATGCCTAAGCTTTGGAATAAATGGTTCTTAGCTCCAATTCCACCTAAGAATATTGTTGTTGGTCTTGAATTGTCCCCAGCAACTAAAAACGCATGGGCTAACCTCAATGATAAGCCTGCTGAAGACTACAACAAAAAATAA
- a CDS encoding c-type cytochrome codes for MGAKLAVCGACHGADGNSTMAGIPSLAGQPKIFLENNLIMIREGMRDIPVMKGQLDGLNDAAIVAIAKFYTNSLAISQAGSRNAALFEKGQVISKEALCGTCHLPSYVGRDQMPRIAAQREDYLLYSMRQFRSNQATGRDTIMAASLYGMTDDDLKAIAHYLSQLQ; via the coding sequence ATGGGTGCCAAGCTGGCTGTCTGTGGCGCTTGCCATGGCGCCGATGGTAATTCCACGATGGCGGGTATTCCATCACTAGCGGGTCAACCTAAGATATTTTTGGAAAACAATCTCATTATGATTCGTGAAGGCATGCGGGATATCCCCGTTATGAAGGGGCAGCTTGATGGCTTAAATGATGCTGCCATTGTTGCGATTGCAAAGTTTTACACCAATAGTCTAGCCATTTCACAAGCGGGCTCTAGGAATGCTGCTTTATTTGAAAAGGGCCAAGTGATTTCAAAAGAGGCCTTATGCGGAACATGTCATTTGCCTAGCTATGTTGGCAGAGATCAGATGCCAAGAATTGCTGCTCAGAGAGAAGATTACCTTTTGTACAGTATGAGACAGTTTCGTTCAAATCAAGCTACAGGTAGAGATACGATCATGGCGGCATCTCTATACGGTATGACGGATGATGATTTAAAAGCAATTGCCCACTATCTGTCACAATTACAGTAA
- a CDS encoding trans-aconitate 2-methyltransferase, which produces MGDYTKMSAHYDTIMTSGYYDYQAIVDGLLNHHPFENVLEIGCGTGLILEEIAKREPTANIRGIDLTQSMLEIAQKRLESYPNIKLSQQNITELSLEQQYRLAFSYGGVWYFVIDGDKEPFLVSHIYDEHANHLGLESLSKFVQSGGKLLLGIQGPHHDYEKPISNGMIYSQKIEPLELGFTKHYYLDDKGHRVMAQTIHYRTYNFSDAKQLLSSYGFEYEERTEKHQHFLEFKRI; this is translated from the coding sequence ATGGGTGATTACACCAAGATGTCGGCACATTACGACACGATTATGACCTCAGGGTATTACGACTATCAGGCAATTGTTGATGGGTTACTCAATCATCATCCTTTTGAGAATGTTTTGGAGATTGGGTGTGGTACGGGTTTAATTTTGGAAGAGATTGCTAAACGTGAGCCAACCGCAAATATCCGCGGCATTGACTTAACCCAATCGATGCTTGAAATCGCCCAAAAACGTTTAGAGTCTTATCCAAACATTAAGTTAAGCCAACAAAATATTACAGAGTTAAGCCTTGAGCAGCAATATCGTTTGGCATTTTCATATGGTGGGGTTTGGTATTTTGTAATTGATGGCGATAAAGAACCGTTTCTAGTTAGCCATATCTACGATGAGCATGCAAATCATCTTGGGCTTGAAAGTTTAAGTAAATTTGTTCAGTCCGGTGGAAAATTGCTACTAGGAATTCAAGGACCGCACCATGATTATGAGAAGCCTATTTCTAATGGGATGATTTACTCACAAAAGATCGAACCTTTAGAGCTAGGATTCACTAAGCACTATTACCTGGATGATAAAGGTCATCGAGTAATGGCTCAAACGATCCACTACCGTACTTATAATTTTAGCGATGCTAAGCAATTACTCTCGAGTTATGGTTTTGAGTATGAGGAACGGACAGAAAAGCACCAACATTTTCTTGAATTTAAGCGTATTTAA
- a CDS encoding alternative oxidase, with the protein MKEIAHYTPIGFSDRVALSFTKGMRFFADTFFKKRYGHRAVVLETVAGVPGMVAGMWTHLTSLRSMKVGYGPKIRTLLAEAENERMHLMTFIEIAKPNMFERYLVLITQAIFWNFFFIIYVLFPRTAHRIVGYFEEEAVYSYTEYLKEIDEGRTPNVLAPKIAIDYWKLDANATLRDVVIAVRNDEAHHRDTNHQFASEYD; encoded by the coding sequence ATGAAAGAGATCGCCCACTACACCCCCATTGGTTTTTCTGATCGAGTTGCTCTATCGTTTACTAAGGGCATGCGTTTTTTTGCTGATACTTTTTTTAAAAAACGCTATGGGCACCGAGCTGTTGTTTTGGAAACCGTCGCAGGAGTTCCAGGAATGGTGGCCGGTATGTGGACTCATTTAACCAGCCTACGCAGTATGAAGGTTGGCTATGGACCAAAGATCCGTACGCTCTTAGCAGAAGCTGAGAACGAAAGAATGCACTTAATGACCTTTATCGAGATTGCAAAGCCTAATATGTTTGAGCGCTATCTAGTCTTGATCACACAAGCTATTTTCTGGAATTTCTTTTTCATTATCTATGTCTTATTTCCAAGGACGGCACATCGTATAGTCGGCTATTTTGAGGAGGAGGCTGTCTACTCCTATACCGAATATTTAAAAGAAATTGATGAGGGACGCACGCCGAATGTTCTTGCTCCTAAGATCGCTATCGATTATTGGAAACTGGATGCCAACGCAACCTTGCGTGATGTTGTGATTGCCGTCCGAAATGATGAGGCTCATCACCGAGATACAAACCATCAATTTGCCAGTGAATATGATTAA